The genomic region TGGCATTGAAAGTCCCACAGGCATCACTCCCATTTCTTTTGCAAGATTTGTGTAATCATCATCTTCCTGCCACGGGCTTTTTGAAGTATTTTCAGGAAGTGAGATTCCATAAGCTTTAGCATCTTTCTCCTCTTCTACTGCAATTTTTTGTGCTTTTTGTTCAGCATTAAGCGAAGAATCTGTATTGATTTTTTCTATCTCTTCAGCTCTTTTTTGATTAACCAAAGAATCAAGCACAGCTTGCTTAATCGCGCTGTATGCCACCCTTTGTGGGTTATTGATAAAAGCTTCTAAATAATGTTCACCCTTAGCACGGATAATCATCGATAAATCCGGAGCTTCCGCACCTAGATAGTTTTTGATTTCGTTGCGTTTGGCAAGTACTTGCGCTAAATGCTCTGCGCTCTTTGGCTCATCATAGCGGATATTATGGCATCTTGAGCAAGCATCTTGAAACACTGCTTTATTTGTCAAGCGCTCCTCTAAGTCTTTCAAAATTGCTTCTTTTTTAGAATCTGAAAGCTCGCTTTTTGCAAGTGCTTCTTTTTGCTCGGTGTATTCTTGAGAGTAAATCACCTCATTTCTCAAAGACACGCTACCGATGGATTTTAGATACGCCACAATATCTGCGACTTCTTGCT from Helicobacter himalayensis harbors:
- a CDS encoding c-type cytochrome, which gives rise to MRELKILVIVGVVVGVLYWGVEPLAHSVFHPKTAPVDFAFNDLQSIDLSKGDKDRGEAIVTGNCIACHNIKAAGFDNGVLQFDGGKDGKITTPDLSTAGAIYDEKFLAALIIDPVHALKLEHKFNDENPFPMLPYAPEGDDIEQEVADIVAYLKSIGSVSLRNEVIYSQEYTEQKEALAKSELSDSKKEAILKDLEERLTNKAVFQDACSRCHNIRYDEPKSAEHLAQVLAKRNEIKNYLGAEAPDLSMIIRAKGEHYLEAFINNPQRVAYSAIKQAVLDSLVNQKRAEEIEKINTDSSLNAEQKAQKIAVEEEKDAKAYGISLPENTSKSPWQEDDDYTNLAKEMGVMPVGLSMPRVGLTQESQDRVIAYLESVGDSKKQEREALGVYLIIFFGVLSVLAYFWKRKIWKQLH